Proteins from a single region of Trichoderma asperellum chromosome 3, complete sequence:
- a CDS encoding uncharacterized protein (EggNog:ENOG41), producing the protein MQIFPETKVYAMQTTLQEKDVLNGDIYNLISPYLTANFWWWPSQRKFHWRTYDIVPTNTSSQLGFQSTFSVTALEAGAAVVLLNSGKFSSIPNLASEAIFFGLWEKPNFHDKITDAEITDWPVYGWNYDVLIGGLYPGQRPEWEYGLKGYTLELAFPVTRANEVLKRIRALFDAETAKGMPMASTYRSGINIKFGKAHFDFLGQVTTGTADGQDWSKGAIMFDFPSFRPSIGDQKRYNEAFYINLANTLVDEFPCRPHWTKNTRDVFKRAVKNLDPSYLSRFKAVRQKFDPKGIYRSVVGEIIGMYD; encoded by the exons ATGCAAATCTTCCCAGAGACCAAAGTATACGCCATGCAAACGAC TCTCCAAGAGAAGGATGTTCTCAACGGCGACATTTATAACCTAATCTCGCCATATCTGACAGCCAATTTCTGG TGGTGGCCTTCCCAGCGCAAATTCCACTGGCGCACCTACGACATCGTGCCCACAAACACAAGCAGCCAGCTCGGATTCCAATCCACCTTCTCCGTCACAGCCCTCGAAGCAGGCGCAGCAGTCGTCCTCCTCAACAGCGGCAAATTCAGCTCCATACCCAACCTCGCTTCCgaagccatcttcttcgggCTCTGGGAAAAGCCAAACTTCCACGACAAAATCACCGACGCTGAAATCACGGACTGGCCCGTCTACGGCTGGAACTACGATGTGCTGATTGGCGGCTTGTATCCCGGACAGCGACCTGAGTGGGAATATGGGCTCAAGGGATATACGCTTGAACTGGCCTTTCCCGTGACGAGAGCAAACGAGGTGCTGAAGCGAATTCGTGCCCTTTTCGATGCGGAAACGGCTAAAGGGATGCCCATGGCGTCTACGTACCGGAGCGGCATCAACATCAAGTTTGGCAAGGCTCACTTTGATTTCCTCGGCCAGGTCACGACTGGCACTGCTGATGGGCAGGATTGGAGCAAAGGCGCCATCATGTTTGATTTCCCTTCCTTCCGCCCCAGTATTGGGGATCAGAAGCGATATAATGAGGCATTCT ACATCAACTTGGCCAATACGTTGGTTGACGAGTTCCCATGTCGACCTCACTGGACGAAGAATACACGCGATGTCTTCAAGCGTGCAGTCAAGAACTTGGATCCGAGC TACCTCTCTCGCTTCAAAGCTGTACGGCAAAAGTTTGATCCCAAGGGCATTTATCGCAGTGTTGTCGGTGAAATTATCGGCATGTATGactga
- a CDS encoding uncharacterized protein (EggNog:ENOG41): MNPAKLLEEHNAAVAKIQEQVKHFYDNKKQFRVYHGSTSSTRPLSFKADAIVDTSSMDRIFPVNLETMTVQAEPKVPMDALAAHTLKHGVIPKIVMEFKGITVGGGYSGFSGESSMYRYGLFNNTVSEIEIVLGDGTLEKANREHNADLLEHAAGSLGTFGIVTLLTIELIPATAYVQLDIQLVDDVAKAHDLFEAATKDESIHFIDGVYFRRGVIVVMFGRFVKTLPKGKTPLKKMEVHWFADTIEAAIKKQPTAEKPTDLYMYTPDYLFRYDHGAFWGGKLAFKHFHVPENAITRRLADPFLDSRTCYHALHKSGLANEYVVQDFGIPASTVKEFIAFVNDTLPELQIFLAPCKAPKEIGLTSRFNARVDEVSDQRIFAVGVYGRGPRDPKAFYELNRKLELRSAELMGAKLLYARTYYTEDEFWLIYRKDVYDEMRKKYRAETLPSVYDKLKADMDTGAGKRRPVRGILETMWDKAVGNKAYIPVKK; the protein is encoded by the coding sequence ATGAATCCCGCAAAGCTTCTCGAGGAGCACAACGCTGCTGTTGCCAAGATCCAAGAACAAGTCAAGCACTTCTACGACAACAAGAAGCAATTTCGTGTCTATCATGGCTCTACTAGCTCCACGCGCCCGCTGTCCTTCAAGGCCGATGCTATTGTCGACACTAGCAGCATGGACCGCATCTTCCCTGTGAACCTGGAGACCATGACCGTGCAGGCTGAGCCCAAGGTGCCCATGGATGCACTGGCTGCTCACACTCTCAAACACGGTGTTATCCCCAAGATTGTGATGGAGTTCAAGGGAATCACTGTTGGTGGCGGCTACTCTGGCTTTTCTGGCGAGAGCAGCATGTACCGCTATGGCCTCTTCAACAACACCGTGTCCGAGATTGAGATTGTGCTTGGCGACGGCACGCTGGAAAAGGCCAATCGCGAGCACAATGCAGATCTGCTCGAGCATGCCGCCGGCAGCTTGGGCACCTTTGGCATTGTTACCCTGCTCACCATTGAGCTGATCCCGGCCACTGCGTACGTTCAACTGGACATCCAGCTGGTAGATGACGTTGCCAAGGCCCACGATCTGTTTGAGGCAGCCACTAAAGACGAGTCAATCCACTTCATCGATGGTGTCTACTTCCGCAGGGGCGTAATTGTCGTCATGTTTGGCCGTTTTGTCAAGACTCTGCCCAAAGGTAAAACCcctctgaagaagatggaggtcCACTGGTTTGCCGACACCATTGAGGCTGCTATCAAGAAGCAGCCTACGGCCGAGAAACCCACGGACCTCTACATGTATACTCCCGACTACCTCTTCCGCTACGACCACGGTGCTTTCTGGGGTGGCAAGCTTGCATTCAAACATTTCCACGTGCCTGAGAATGCCATCACTCGCCGCCTCGCCGACCCCTTCCTCGATAGCCGTACCTGCTACCACGCACTGCACAAGTCCGGCCTTGCCAACGAATATGTCGTGCAAGATTTTGGTATCCCGGCTAGCACTGTGAAGGAGTTTATTGCCTTTGTCAACGACACGCTGCCGGAGCTGCAAATCTTCCTGGCTCCTTGCAAGGCTCCCAAGGAGATTGGTCTGACATCTCGTTTCAATGCCCGTGTCGATGAAGTCTCGGATCAGCGTATTTTTGCCGTCGGTGTCTATGGCCGCGGGCCTCGTGACCCCAAGGCCTTTTACGAGCTCAACcgcaagctggagctgcgcaGCGCCGAACTCATGGGAGCCAAGCTCTTGTATGCGCGAACATACTATACCGAGGACGAGTTTTGGCTCATTTACCGCAAGGATGTCTACGACGAAATGCGCAAGAAGTACAGGGCTGAGACGCTGCCCTCTGTCTAtgacaagctcaaggccgACATGGACACAGGCGCAGGCAAGCGGAGACCTGTGCGCGGCATTCTCGAGACGATGTGGGACAAGGCCGTTGGCAACAAGGCTTATATCCCTGTGAAGAAATGA
- a CDS encoding uncharacterized protein (SECRETED:SignalP(1-18)~EggNog:ENOG41) yields MLRRSIAVLAGLLGATSAFEFYTFDGPGSPSCHNVVEVHNATSVDEMAALVKDASRRGLQVRAGGKGHMWYDTQCSDDETVIIRTEFVNGISDFDLEGGSVVVEGGVTFFQLAEYLHERGANIGTGLVNWNITLGGASPWARIALR; encoded by the coding sequence ATGCTTCGTCGCTCTATCGCAGTCTTGGCCGGCCTGCTAGGCGCCACATCAGCATTCGAATTCTACACCTTTGACGGCCCCGGATCCCCATCATGCCACAACGTCGTCGAAGTCCACAACGCAACCAGCGTCGACGAAATGGCGGCTCTCGTCAAAGACGCCTCCCGCCGCGGCCTACAAGTGCGCGCCGGCGGCAAGGGCCACATGTGGTACGATACGCAGTGCTCTGACGATGAGACGGTCATCATCCGCACCGAGTTTGTCAACGGCATCTCCGACTTTGATCTCGAGGGCGGCAGCGTCGTGGTCGAAGGCGGGGTGACTTTCTTCCAGCTTGCCGAGTATCTCCATGAACGGGGCGCCAATATCGGCACTGGCTTGGTGAACTGGAATATCACGCTGGGGGGAGCATCGCCATGGGCGCGCATCGCACTTCGCTGA